In Natronococcus occultus SP4, the following proteins share a genomic window:
- the tatA gene encoding twin-arginine translocase TatA/TatE family subunit, whose amino-acid sequence MVEIAPLFAPIPGGPELLIILFIAILLFGANKIPKLARSTGEAMGEFQKGREKVETELEEMREGFDEDADFDGDDEFGDEDFGDTDDEFVDTEPVTSEDETEADTEPN is encoded by the coding sequence ATGGTAGAAATCGCACCGCTGTTTGCCCCTATTCCAGGGGGTCCGGAACTACTGATCATCCTTTTCATCGCCATCTTGCTCTTCGGGGCGAACAAGATCCCGAAACTGGCGCGGTCGACTGGCGAGGCGATGGGCGAATTCCAGAAGGGGCGTGAAAAGGTCGAAACGGAACTCGAGGAAATGCGTGAGGGGTTCGACGAGGACGCCGACTTCGACGGCGACGACGAGTTCGGCGACGAGGACTTTGGCGACACCGACGACGAGTTCGTCGACACGGAGCCGGTTACCTCCGAAGACGAGACCGAGGCCGACACGGAACCGAACTAG